A stretch of Schistocerca americana isolate TAMUIC-IGC-003095 chromosome 3, iqSchAmer2.1, whole genome shotgun sequence DNA encodes these proteins:
- the LOC124606428 gene encoding prolactin-releasing peptide receptor-like, giving the protein MSGEVGGQSDGLDMEVNYSLYRVSNQSSDFGEYDMAGDIIYNAFVQALFCVVYTTIFVLGLAGNALVVVVVARNRAMHTVTNVFIGNLALSDVLLCALCVPFTPLYTFLGSWVFGGALCRAVVLAQGTSVYTSTLTLTSIAVDRFFVIVHPFRPRMRLSTCAWSLAGIWLFSALATLPYGLYTVLRAEHGYYYCEESWPSERARLAYGAVTAAAQFALPFAVSAFCYVRVSLRLGRRARHKPGCRSARRDDADRERKRRTNRMLVAMVAIFGLSWMPLTLLNLANDVFTSFGTWRYFNLCFFLVHALAMSSTCYNPFLYAWMNENFRKEFRRVLPCFRPEGTADHAALGPRPSCAPTGKTQDSLLPAATTTAQQHRDTPLDVKDGALPVASSDSATYSVHTSEVRLQIQQGEQMVQDNDHLLDSRI; this is encoded by the coding sequence ATGTCTGGTGAAGTTGGAGGACAATCTGATGGTTTGGACATGGAGGTGAACTATTCTTTGTACAGGGTGTCCAACCAGAGTTCGGACTTTGGTGAGTACGACATGGCGGGCGACATCATCTACAACGCGTTCGTGCAGGCGCTGTTCTGCGTGGTGTACACGACCATCTTCGTGCTGGGCCTGGCGGGCAACGCgctggtcgtggtggtggtggcgcGCAACCGCGCGATGCACACCGTGACGAACGTGTTCATCGGCAACCTGGCGCTGTCGGACGTGCTGCTGTGCGCGCTGTGCGTGCCCTTCACGCCGCTCTACACCTTCCTGGGCAGCTGGGTGTTCGGCGGCGCGCTGTGCCGCGCCGTCGTGCTCGCGCAGGGCACCAGCGTCTACACGTCGACGCTGACGCTGACGAGCATCGCGGTCGACCGCTTCTTCGTGATCGTGCACCCGTTCCGGCCGCGCATGCGCCTCTCGACGTGCGCCTGGTCGCTGGCCGGCATCTGGCTGTTCTCTGCGCTGGCCACGCTGCCCTACGGCCTGTACACGGTGCTGCGCGCCGAGCACGGCTACTACTACTGCGAGGAGAGCTGGCCGTCGGAGAGGGCGCGCCTCGCCTACGGCGCCGTCACCGCCGCCGCCCAGTTCGCGCTGCCCTTCGCCGTCTCCGCCTTCTGCTACGTGCGCGTCTCGCTGCGCCTGGGCCGGCGCGCGCGCCACAAACCCGGCTGCCGCTCGGCGCGCAGAGACGACGCCGACCGCGAGCGCAAGCGCCGCACCAACCGCATGCTCGTCGCCATGGTCGCCATCTTCGGCCTCTCCTGGATGCCGCTCACCCTGCTCAACCTCGCCAACGACGTCTTCACCTCGTTCGGCACCTGGCGCTACTTCAACCTCTGCTTCTTCCTGGTGCACGCGCTCGCCATGAGCTCCACCTGCTACAACCCGTTCCTCTACGCCTGGATGAACGAGAACTTCCGCAAGGAGTTCCGCCGCGTCCTGCCCTGCTTCAGACCGGAGGGTACAGCCGACCACGCCGCTCTGGGACCACGGCCGTCGTGTGCACCTACTGGTAAAACACAGGACTCGCTGTTGCCCGCGGCGACGACGACGGCACAGCAGCACCGCGACACTCCTCTAGATGTCAAAGATGGCGCTCTTCCCGTGGCCTCTAGCGACTCCGCCACATACTCTGTCCATACGAGCGAGGTTCGGCTACAGATACAGCAAGGAGAGCAGATGGTCCAGGACAACGATCACCTCCTTGATTCTCGTATCTAG